One Hypanus sabinus isolate sHypSab1 chromosome 4, sHypSab1.hap1, whole genome shotgun sequence genomic region harbors:
- the chodl gene encoding chondrolectin translates to MLVLNVIVSGILGSGSANRVLSGQTVCYGGPEHPCYKIAYFQDLSRRIGFKEASQACEMDQGALLSIRSPDEQKLIENLLQDLTKSGSTLSDGDFWIGLRRSGGGQTHSTFSGCPDLYEWTDGSPEKYRNWYADEPSCGSEACVVMYHQLTAQPGLGGPYLYQWNDDRCNMKHNFICKYAAVSENASTEPEVKVGAPSNSGDGQKVIVTESSGIMPNVVYVIIPTIPLLLLLVVAMATCCIQMLSRSKDRSKTSPNESTFWISPAPKKDDQADV, encoded by the exons gtcagacagtttgtTATGGAGGCCCAGAGCACCCGTGCTACAAGATTGCCTACTTCCAAGACCTGAGTAGGCGCATCGGCTTCAAGGAGGCAAGCCAGGCATGCGAGATGGACCAGGGAGCACTGCTCAGCATCAGGTCTCCTGACGAGCAGAAGCTGATAGAGAACCTCCTGCAGGACCTAACCAAGTCCGGCTCGACCCTCTCGGATGGAGATTTCTGGATTGGCCTGAGACGCAGTGGGGGGGGACAGACCCACAGCACCTTCAGTGGGTGTCCCGACCTTTATGAGTGGACCGATGGCAGTCCTGAAAAGTACAG GAACTGGTATGCAGATGAACCATCGTGTGGCAGCGAAGCATGCGTGGTGATGTACCACCAACTGACTGCTCAGCCCGGCCTGGGTGGACCATACCTCTATCAGTGGAATGATGACAGGTGTAACATGAAGCACAACTTCATCTGCAAGTATGCAGCAG TTTCAGAAAATGCCTCCACGGAGCCAGAAGTCAAAGTTGGTGCGCCCAGTAATTCAGGGGATGGCCAGAAAGTGATTGTGACAGAGTCATCAG GGATAATGCCCAATGTGGTGTAcgtcatcattcccacaatcccccTGCTGCTGTTGCTGGTCGTTGCCATGGCAACTTGCTGCATCCAGATGCTGAGCAGAAG TAAAGACCGATCAAAGACCAGCCCCAATGAGTCAACATTCTGGATATCTCCAGCTCCAAAGAAGGATGATCAGGCTGATGTGTAG